The following proteins are encoded in a genomic region of Actinomadura sp. NAK00032:
- a CDS encoding multifunctional oxoglutarate decarboxylase/oxoglutarate dehydrogenase thiamine pyrophosphate-binding subunit/dihydrolipoyllysine-residue succinyltransferase subunit has translation MSTESSQTSADPKITDFGANEWLVDELYQKYLEDPNSVDEAWWNFFADYQPDSRPSSATPASPQAPTDSAARAAANGTPAAPPTPQRPVAPPKAPAKPAPKAAEKPAPPPVPAGAEEVRLRGVAARTATNMEASLGVPTATSVRAVPAKLLIDNRIVINNHLKRGRGGKVSFTHLIGYAIVKALAAMPEMNAAFTEVDGKPVLVRPEHVNFGLAIDLQKSDGSRQLVVPSIKAAETLDFRQFWAAYEEIVRKARGGKLTLEDFQGTTISLTNPGTIGTVHSVPRLMPGQGTIIGVGAMEYPAEFAGASGETLSRMGISKVMTLTSTYDHRIIQGAQSGDFLRRIHELLLGEDGFYDEIFEALRIPYEPVRWVKDISATHEDDVAKVARVHELIHAYRVRGHLMADTDPLEYKQRRHPDLDILKHGLTLWDLEREFATGGFGGKPTMKLRDILGVLRMAYCRTVGIEYMHIQDPEERAWIQERVEVPHDKPSREEQLHVLRRLNSAEAFETFLQTKFVGQKRFSLEGGESVIPLLDSVISSAAKDSLDEVVIGMAHRGRLNVLANIVGKSYGQIFGEFEGNLDPRSAQGSGDVKYHLGASGDFMASDGSKIHTELVANPSHLETVDPVLEGVVRAKQDVLDVGEAGFTVLPVLIHGDAAFAGQGVVAETLNLSQLRGYRTGGTVHVIINNQVGFTTAPEYSRSSVYATDVARMIQAPIFHVNGDDPEACARVARLAFEYRQTFKKDVVVDMVCYRRRGHNEGENPSFTQPLMYDLIDAKRSVRKLYTEALIGRGDITVEEAEQALRDYQEQLERAFTETREAVKKPLEPGSVVKPDVEERIPIDHGKAGTAIPPETVKRLIETQVSLPEGFTPHPRLQPILQRRAQMIEDDAIDWATGELLAMGSLLIDGRPVRLVGQDTRRGTFGQRHAVLVDRRTGEEYTPLKQFGQGVSKFYVHDSLLSEYAAMGFEYGYSMTRPDALVCWEAQFGDFANGAQSVVDEYISSGEQKWGQHSGVVLLLPHGYEGQGPDHSSARIERYLQLCAQDNMTVVYPTTPANYFHLLRWQVLSGRNKPLIVFTPKSLLRLKAATSPVEEITDGVFQPVIPESDPAVDPAGVKRVLLTTGKIYYDVVKARQSAGANDTAVVRVERLYPPPVDEIKAELAKYPAGTEVVWVQDEPANMGAWPFMALKLPHHIEGLKMSRVSRPASSSPAVGSAKLHQAEQESLLARLFGEHK, from the coding sequence GTGTCGACAGAGTCGTCGCAAACAAGTGCCGACCCCAAGATCACAGATTTCGGCGCCAACGAGTGGCTGGTCGACGAGCTGTACCAGAAGTACCTCGAAGACCCGAACTCCGTTGACGAAGCCTGGTGGAACTTCTTCGCGGACTACCAGCCGGACAGCCGGCCGTCGTCCGCGACCCCCGCGTCCCCCCAGGCGCCGACCGACAGCGCGGCCCGGGCGGCCGCGAACGGCACTCCGGCCGCTCCGCCGACACCGCAGCGCCCGGTGGCACCGCCGAAGGCACCCGCGAAGCCGGCGCCGAAGGCGGCGGAGAAGCCTGCTCCGCCGCCGGTGCCGGCGGGCGCGGAGGAGGTCCGGCTGCGCGGTGTCGCGGCCCGGACGGCCACCAACATGGAGGCCAGCCTCGGCGTGCCGACGGCGACGAGCGTGCGGGCCGTCCCGGCGAAGCTGCTGATCGACAACCGCATCGTCATCAACAACCACCTGAAGCGCGGGCGGGGCGGCAAGGTCTCGTTCACGCACCTGATCGGGTACGCGATCGTCAAGGCGCTCGCCGCGATGCCGGAGATGAACGCCGCGTTCACCGAGGTGGACGGCAAGCCGGTGCTCGTCCGGCCGGAGCACGTGAACTTCGGGCTGGCGATCGACCTGCAGAAGAGCGACGGCTCGCGGCAGCTCGTGGTGCCGAGCATCAAGGCCGCCGAGACGCTGGACTTCCGCCAGTTCTGGGCCGCCTACGAGGAGATCGTCCGCAAGGCCCGCGGCGGCAAGCTCACCCTGGAGGACTTCCAGGGCACGACGATCAGCCTGACGAACCCGGGCACGATCGGCACGGTCCACTCGGTGCCGCGGCTGATGCCCGGCCAGGGCACGATCATCGGCGTGGGCGCGATGGAGTACCCCGCGGAGTTCGCCGGCGCGTCCGGCGAGACGCTGTCGCGCATGGGGATCAGCAAGGTCATGACGCTGACCTCCACCTACGACCACCGGATCATCCAGGGCGCGCAGTCCGGCGACTTCCTGCGCCGGATCCACGAGCTGCTGCTCGGCGAGGACGGCTTCTACGACGAGATCTTCGAGGCGCTGCGCATCCCGTACGAGCCGGTGCGCTGGGTCAAGGACATCTCCGCCACCCACGAGGACGACGTCGCCAAGGTCGCCCGCGTGCACGAGCTGATCCACGCCTACCGGGTCCGCGGCCACCTGATGGCCGACACCGACCCGCTGGAGTACAAGCAGCGCCGGCACCCCGACCTCGACATCCTCAAGCACGGCCTCACCCTGTGGGACCTGGAGCGCGAGTTCGCGACGGGCGGGTTCGGCGGCAAGCCGACGATGAAGCTGCGCGACATCCTCGGCGTGCTGCGGATGGCGTACTGCCGGACGGTCGGCATCGAGTACATGCACATCCAGGACCCGGAGGAGCGCGCCTGGATCCAGGAGCGCGTGGAGGTCCCGCACGACAAGCCGTCGCGCGAGGAGCAGCTGCACGTGCTGCGCCGGCTGAACAGCGCCGAGGCGTTCGAGACGTTCCTGCAGACGAAGTTCGTCGGGCAGAAGCGCTTCTCGCTGGAGGGCGGCGAGTCGGTCATACCGCTGCTGGACTCGGTGATCTCGTCGGCGGCGAAGGACAGCCTGGACGAGGTCGTCATCGGGATGGCGCACCGCGGCCGGCTGAACGTCCTGGCCAACATCGTCGGCAAGTCCTACGGGCAGATCTTCGGCGAGTTCGAGGGCAACCTCGACCCGCGCAGCGCGCAGGGCTCCGGCGACGTGAAGTACCACCTCGGCGCGTCCGGCGACTTCATGGCGAGCGACGGCTCCAAGATCCACACCGAGCTGGTCGCGAACCCGTCCCACCTGGAGACGGTCGACCCGGTGCTGGAGGGCGTCGTCCGCGCCAAGCAGGACGTGCTGGACGTCGGCGAGGCCGGCTTCACCGTGCTGCCGGTGCTGATCCACGGCGACGCCGCGTTCGCCGGGCAGGGCGTGGTGGCCGAGACGCTGAACCTGTCGCAGCTGCGCGGCTACCGCACCGGCGGCACCGTGCACGTCATCATCAACAACCAGGTCGGCTTCACCACCGCGCCGGAGTACTCGCGCTCCAGCGTCTACGCGACCGACGTCGCGCGGATGATCCAGGCGCCGATCTTCCACGTCAACGGGGACGACCCGGAGGCGTGCGCGCGGGTGGCGCGGCTGGCGTTCGAGTACCGGCAGACGTTCAAGAAGGACGTCGTCGTCGACATGGTCTGCTACCGGCGGCGCGGCCACAACGAGGGCGAGAACCCCTCGTTCACGCAGCCGCTGATGTACGACCTGATCGACGCGAAGCGCTCGGTGCGCAAGCTCTACACCGAGGCGCTGATCGGCCGCGGCGACATCACGGTCGAGGAGGCCGAGCAGGCGCTCCGCGACTACCAGGAGCAGCTGGAGCGGGCCTTCACCGAGACCCGCGAGGCGGTGAAGAAGCCCCTGGAGCCGGGCTCGGTCGTGAAGCCGGACGTCGAGGAGCGCATCCCGATCGACCACGGCAAGGCCGGCACGGCGATCCCGCCGGAGACCGTCAAGCGGCTCATCGAGACGCAGGTCAGCCTGCCGGAGGGCTTCACCCCGCACCCGCGGCTCCAGCCGATCCTGCAGCGCCGCGCCCAGATGATCGAGGACGACGCGATCGACTGGGCGACCGGCGAGCTGCTGGCGATGGGCTCGCTGCTGATCGACGGCCGCCCGGTGCGGCTCGTCGGGCAGGACACCCGGCGCGGCACGTTCGGCCAGCGGCACGCGGTGCTCGTCGACCGCAGGACCGGCGAGGAGTACACGCCGCTCAAGCAGTTCGGGCAGGGCGTGTCGAAGTTCTACGTGCACGACTCGCTGCTCAGCGAGTACGCGGCGATGGGCTTCGAGTACGGCTACTCGATGACCCGCCCGGACGCGCTGGTCTGCTGGGAGGCCCAGTTCGGCGACTTCGCCAACGGCGCCCAGTCGGTGGTGGACGAGTACATCTCGTCCGGCGAGCAGAAGTGGGGCCAGCACTCCGGCGTCGTGCTGCTGCTGCCGCACGGCTACGAGGGCCAGGGGCCCGACCACTCGTCCGCGCGGATCGAGCGGTACCTGCAGCTGTGCGCGCAGGACAACATGACCGTGGTGTACCCGACCACGCCGGCGAACTACTTCCACCTGCTGCGCTGGCAGGTGCTGTCGGGCCGGAACAAGCCGCTGATCGTGTTCACGCCGAAGTCGCTGCTGCGGCTGAAGGCGGCGACCTCCCCGGTCGAGGAGATCACTGACGGCGTGTTCCAGCCGGTGATCCCGGAGAGCGACCCGGCGGTCGACCCGGCGGGCGTGAAGCGGGTGCTGCTCACCACCGGCAAGATCTACTACGACGTGGTGAAGGCCCGGCAGTCGGCGGGCGCGAACGACACCGCGGTCGTGCGGGTCGAGCGGCTGTACCCGCCGCCGGTCGACGAGATCAAGGCGGAGCTGGCCAAGTACCCGGCCGGCACCGAGGTCGTGTGGGTGCAGGACGAGCCCGCGAACATGGGCGCCTGGCCGTTCATGGCGCTGAAGCTGCCGCACCACATCGAGGGGCTGAAGATGTCGCGGGTGTCGCGCCCGGCGTCCTCGTCCCCGGCCGTGGGGTCGGCGAAGCTGCACCAGGCGGAGCAGGAGTCGCTCCTGGCGCGGCTGTTCGGCGAGCACAAGTAG
- a CDS encoding AIM24 family protein: protein MRSQFFGNLDQGQQLPGHFALQNSKMLRIHLNGDVLARQGSMVAFQGQMEFDYEGAGGIGKFMKKALTGEGVPLMRVKGQGLLFAANDADDIHLFYLENEGITVNGKNILAYDSHLQSDIQRVQGAGIAAGGLFNTTLQGTGWVALTTHGTPVMLDCGRAPTFADGQSAVAWSTSLQVGVNRTFKAGALIGRGSGEAMQLAYQGQGFVLIQASEGPTVAPHTH from the coding sequence ATGCGCAGCCAGTTCTTCGGCAACCTCGACCAGGGCCAGCAGCTTCCCGGCCACTTCGCCCTCCAGAACTCCAAGATGCTCCGGATCCACCTGAACGGGGACGTCCTGGCCCGGCAGGGCTCCATGGTCGCGTTCCAGGGCCAGATGGAGTTCGACTACGAGGGCGCCGGCGGCATCGGCAAGTTCATGAAGAAGGCCCTGACCGGCGAGGGCGTCCCGCTGATGCGCGTCAAGGGCCAGGGCCTGCTGTTCGCCGCGAACGACGCCGACGACATCCACCTGTTCTACCTGGAGAACGAGGGCATCACCGTCAACGGCAAGAACATCCTCGCCTACGACTCGCACCTGCAGTCCGACATCCAGCGCGTCCAGGGCGCGGGCATCGCCGCCGGCGGCCTGTTCAACACCACGCTGCAGGGCACCGGCTGGGTGGCGCTCACCACACACGGCACGCCCGTCATGCTCGACTGCGGCCGCGCCCCCACGTTCGCCGACGGCCAGTCCGCCGTGGCGTGGAGCACCAGCCTCCAGGTGGGCGTCAACCGCACCTTCAAGGCCGGCGCCCTGATCGGCCGGGGCAGCGGCGAGGCGATGCAGCTCGCCTACCAGGGCCAGGGCTTCGTCCTGATCCAGGCCAGCGAGGGCCCCACGGTGGCCCCCCACACGCACTGA
- a CDS encoding glutathione S-transferase family protein, translated as MSVQEVEGGRFVRQSNRFTDRITADGSSGYPAEAGRYRLFVSYACPWAQRTLIVRRLLGLEDAISVAVVDPIRDERGWRFPDPDPVTGAVFLSELYLARDPSFQGRYTVPCVWDTETERLVTNDFPNITTTFETEFTALHRPGAPDLYPEALRPRIDELNDLVYRTVNNGVYKAGFATSQDAYEEAFDALFGTLDQLEERLSTSRYLLGDAVTEADVRLYPTLARFDAVYHGHFKCNLRRVADYPNLWGYARDLYSIPAFGETTNFDHIKRHYYVTQRNINPSGVVPKGPAIDWTTPHDRNR; from the coding sequence GTGAGCGTGCAGGAGGTCGAGGGAGGCCGGTTCGTCCGGCAGTCCAACCGGTTCACCGACCGGATCACCGCGGACGGCTCGTCCGGCTACCCCGCCGAGGCCGGCCGGTACCGGCTGTTCGTCTCCTACGCGTGCCCGTGGGCGCAGCGCACCCTGATCGTCCGCCGCCTCCTCGGCCTGGAGGACGCGATCAGCGTCGCCGTCGTCGACCCCATCCGGGACGAGCGGGGCTGGCGGTTCCCCGACCCCGACCCCGTCACCGGCGCGGTGTTCCTCTCCGAGCTCTACCTCGCCCGCGACCCGTCCTTCCAGGGCCGCTACACCGTCCCCTGCGTCTGGGACACCGAGACCGAGCGCCTGGTCACCAACGACTTCCCGAACATCACCACCACGTTCGAGACCGAGTTCACCGCGCTGCACCGCCCCGGCGCGCCGGACCTGTACCCCGAGGCGCTCCGCCCGCGGATCGACGAGCTGAACGACCTCGTCTACAGGACGGTCAACAACGGCGTCTACAAGGCGGGCTTCGCCACGTCCCAGGACGCCTACGAGGAGGCGTTCGACGCCCTCTTCGGCACCCTCGACCAACTCGAAGAGCGCCTCTCCACCAGCCGCTACCTGCTCGGCGACGCCGTCACCGAGGCCGACGTCCGCCTGTACCCGACCCTGGCCCGGTTCGACGCCGTCTACCACGGCCACTTCAAGTGCAACCTGCGCCGCGTCGCCGACTACCCGAACCTGTGGGGCTACGCGCGCGACCTTTACTCGATCCCCGCCTTCGGCGAGACGACGAACTTCGACCACATCAAGCGCCACTACTACGTGACGCAGCGCAACATCAACCCGTCCGGCGTGGTCCCCAAGGGCCCGGCCATCGACTGGACGACCCCCCACGACCGGAACCGCTGA
- a CDS encoding DedA family protein has product MLEQFNALVDGLPPATVYLIIAALVFAEAALFVGFVFPGETAIVVGGVLASQDVLSLPVLLVIAVVAAVAGDSVGYEIGRRYGPRLLDVKVMRKHRAKVHGAQELIRRRGAFAVFIGRFTALLRALMPALAGSSRLPYPKFLVFNVIGGVTWVVTFTLGGYFAGAAFEHAAKQAGRGLAIGLAVAAVVGLAVWSVRKRRKEAREEAAAEAAEDAADAAAAEPARTLP; this is encoded by the coding sequence ATGCTCGAACAATTCAACGCCCTGGTGGACGGGCTGCCGCCCGCGACGGTGTACCTGATCATCGCGGCGCTGGTGTTCGCCGAGGCGGCGCTGTTCGTCGGGTTCGTGTTCCCCGGCGAGACCGCGATCGTCGTCGGCGGGGTGCTCGCCAGCCAGGACGTGCTGTCGCTGCCGGTGCTGCTCGTCATCGCGGTCGTCGCGGCGGTCGCGGGCGACTCGGTCGGCTACGAGATCGGCCGCCGGTACGGGCCGCGGCTGCTGGACGTCAAGGTCATGCGCAAACATCGGGCCAAGGTCCACGGCGCGCAGGAGCTGATCCGCCGCCGGGGCGCGTTCGCGGTGTTCATCGGGCGGTTCACCGCGCTGCTGCGGGCGCTGATGCCGGCGCTGGCGGGCAGCTCGCGGCTGCCGTATCCGAAGTTCCTGGTGTTCAACGTCATCGGCGGCGTGACCTGGGTGGTGACGTTCACGCTCGGCGGCTACTTCGCGGGCGCGGCGTTCGAGCACGCGGCGAAGCAGGCGGGCCGGGGCCTCGCGATCGGGCTCGCGGTGGCGGCCGTCGTCGGGCTGGCGGTGTGGAGCGTCCGCAAGCGCCGCAAGGAGGCGCGCGAGGAGGCCGCGGCCGAGGCGGCGGAGGATGCGGCGGACGCCGCGGCGGCCGAGCCCGCGCGGACGCTGCCGTAG
- a CDS encoding dihydrodipicolinate reductase — protein MIAAAAPGTGRRPYRVVQWATGAIGRSAIRGVLDRDDMELAGVWVHSPAKDGADAGALAGRAPIGIAATRDIADILALDADCVIYAPSPVHDRFTELDTICALLASGKNLVSLSGLVYPRAHGPQFAGELEQACKRGGTSVHGSGVSGGFMADVMPLVLSRLSRRITHVYARECSDFARHPSWRMVHEMLGFGKTEEAYQRALRPNRAAMRAQFAESLHLVAAGLGVDLDEIDVDVDYRLAGTDLATAAGPIPHGTVAAARWTFSGLAAGRPVITVEVVHKADAARMSDEWGRPGYSLRVDGRPALTLAVDQDWASDVISAASAHALNSVPAVCAAEPGIRTYLDLPMISGRMHI, from the coding sequence ATGATCGCCGCCGCCGCGCCGGGCACCGGCCGCCGCCCCTACCGCGTCGTGCAATGGGCGACGGGCGCCATCGGACGCAGCGCGATCAGGGGCGTCCTCGACCGCGACGACATGGAGCTCGCCGGCGTCTGGGTGCACAGCCCCGCCAAGGACGGCGCCGACGCCGGGGCCCTCGCCGGGCGCGCCCCGATCGGGATCGCCGCGACCCGCGACATCGCCGACATCCTCGCGCTGGACGCCGACTGCGTCATCTACGCCCCGAGCCCCGTGCACGACCGGTTCACCGAGCTCGACACGATCTGCGCGCTGCTGGCGTCCGGCAAGAACCTGGTCTCCCTCAGCGGGCTGGTCTACCCCCGCGCGCACGGCCCCCAGTTCGCCGGCGAGCTGGAGCAGGCGTGCAAGCGGGGCGGGACGTCCGTGCACGGCAGCGGGGTGAGCGGCGGCTTCATGGCCGACGTCATGCCGCTCGTGCTGTCGCGGCTGTCCCGGCGCATCACCCACGTGTACGCCCGCGAGTGCTCCGACTTCGCCCGGCACCCGTCCTGGCGGATGGTCCACGAGATGCTCGGCTTCGGCAAGACCGAGGAGGCCTACCAGCGCGCGCTGCGGCCGAACCGGGCGGCGATGCGCGCGCAGTTCGCCGAGAGCCTGCACCTCGTCGCGGCCGGGCTCGGCGTCGACCTCGACGAGATCGACGTGGACGTCGACTACCGGCTCGCCGGCACCGACCTCGCCACCGCCGCCGGGCCGATCCCGCACGGCACCGTCGCCGCGGCCCGCTGGACGTTCAGCGGCCTCGCCGCCGGCCGCCCCGTGATCACCGTCGAGGTGGTGCACAAGGCCGACGCCGCCCGCATGTCGGACGAGTGGGGCCGCCCCGGCTACTCGCTCCGCGTGGACGGCCGCCCCGCGCTGACACTGGCGGTCGACCAGGACTGGGCCTCCGACGTGATCTCCGCCGCGTCCGCGCACGCGCTGAACTCCGTCCCGGCCGTGTGCGCCGCCGAGCCCGGGATCCGCACCTACCTCGACCTGCCGATGATCAGCGGCCGGATGCACATCTGA
- a CDS encoding SDR family oxidoreductase: MSELRYDGRVAVVTGAGHGLGRQHALELAARGAKVVVNDLGGDRSGVGASAGPAQEVVDEIKKNGGEAVANPDNVATPEGAQAVIQSALDAFGKVDIVVNNAGILRDKSFKNMSVEEFDAVIAVHLRGSFLVSSAAWPHLREQGFGRIVNTSSPAGLFGNFGQANYSTAKMGLVGFTKTLAQEGAKYNIKANAIAPVAWTRMTEDLLPADFADKLGVDQVTPLVAWLVHESNEDSGEVYTVGGGRIAKIFVAEGPGYGQNSTLSVEDVRDNWAAISANEPLTVFRNVGEQMGPLIQQLTS; this comes from the coding sequence ATGTCGGAACTGCGCTACGACGGCCGGGTCGCGGTCGTGACCGGGGCCGGCCACGGTCTCGGGCGGCAGCACGCCCTGGAGCTCGCCGCGCGCGGCGCCAAGGTCGTCGTGAACGACCTCGGCGGCGACCGGTCCGGTGTCGGCGCCTCCGCGGGCCCCGCCCAGGAGGTCGTGGACGAGATCAAGAAGAACGGCGGCGAGGCCGTCGCGAACCCCGACAACGTCGCGACCCCCGAGGGCGCGCAGGCCGTGATCCAGAGCGCGCTGGACGCGTTCGGCAAGGTCGACATCGTCGTCAACAACGCCGGCATCCTGCGCGACAAGTCGTTCAAGAACATGTCCGTCGAGGAGTTCGACGCGGTCATCGCCGTCCACCTGCGCGGCTCGTTCCTGGTCTCCAGCGCCGCCTGGCCGCACCTGCGCGAGCAGGGCTTCGGCCGGATCGTGAACACCTCGTCCCCGGCGGGCCTGTTCGGCAACTTCGGCCAGGCCAACTACTCCACCGCCAAGATGGGCCTGGTCGGGTTCACCAAGACCCTCGCCCAGGAGGGCGCGAAGTACAACATCAAGGCCAACGCGATCGCCCCGGTCGCGTGGACCCGGATGACCGAGGACCTGCTGCCCGCCGACTTCGCCGACAAGCTCGGCGTCGACCAGGTGACGCCGCTCGTCGCGTGGCTGGTGCACGAGTCCAACGAGGACTCCGGCGAGGTCTACACGGTCGGCGGCGGCCGGATCGCGAAGATCTTCGTCGCGGAGGGCCCCGGCTACGGCCAGAACAGCACGCTGTCGGTGGAGGACGTCCGGGACAACTGGGCGGCGATCAGCGCCAACGAGCCGCTGACGGTGTTCAGGAACGTGGGCGAGCAGATGGGCCCCCTGATCCAGCAGCTCACCTCCTGA
- a CDS encoding enoyl-CoA hydratase/isomerase family protein, with amino-acid sequence MGGIKLDRRDGVVTITLSRPERLNAVDGALTEEMLDALNELARDPSTHVVVLTGEGRGFCSGMDIQGGDPGGETAEGRVQRLYRGIARGAEVTARLREIPQPVIAALHGPVAGMGVSWALASDLRVADPTTRFVIPFTNLGLSAGDCGLSWLLPRMIGPAKAAELSYRAQRLDVTRADELGLITEITPEGGDQAAAQTLADELLTKSPYGLRRTKELLNASLDAPGLRRQLMAETAVQTLAFFSEDLAEGMTATLQKRPPNFKNC; translated from the coding sequence TTGGGCGGGATCAAGCTCGACCGGCGGGACGGGGTGGTCACCATCACCCTGTCCCGGCCGGAGCGCCTGAACGCCGTCGACGGCGCCCTCACCGAGGAGATGCTCGACGCCCTCAACGAGCTGGCGCGCGACCCGTCCACCCACGTGGTCGTGCTCACCGGCGAGGGCCGCGGGTTCTGCTCGGGCATGGACATCCAGGGCGGCGACCCGGGCGGCGAGACCGCCGAGGGCCGCGTGCAGCGGCTCTACCGGGGCATCGCGCGCGGCGCCGAGGTGACCGCGCGGCTGCGGGAGATCCCGCAGCCGGTGATCGCGGCGCTGCACGGCCCGGTCGCGGGCATGGGCGTGTCCTGGGCGCTGGCCAGCGACCTGCGCGTCGCCGACCCGACCACCCGGTTCGTCATCCCGTTCACGAACCTCGGCCTGTCGGCCGGCGACTGCGGCCTGTCCTGGCTGCTGCCCCGGATGATCGGCCCGGCCAAGGCCGCGGAGCTGTCCTACCGCGCCCAGCGCCTGGACGTGACCCGCGCCGACGAACTCGGCCTGATCACCGAGATCACCCCCGAGGGCGGCGACCAGGCGGCCGCGCAGACGCTCGCCGACGAACTGCTCACCAAGTCCCCGTACGGCCTGCGCCGCACGAAGGAACTGCTCAACGCGTCCCTGGACGCCCCCGGCCTCCGCCGCCAGCTCATGGCGGAGACGGCCGTCCAGACGCTCGCCTTCTTCAGCGAGGACCTCGCGGAGGGCATGACGGCGACACTCCAAAAGCGCCCGCCGAACTTCAAGAACTGTTGA
- a CDS encoding sirohydrochlorin chelatase: protein MSPESQASDALPSRRRRTPRGGRHRGDESFLLPPASPTLILAVPGHARQAGAEVGAELARLVEIEHTGQPAYVGHLDGAEAPLHGVLAGLRQEQDELAAVVVPLSTGPDPALDHAVQAAVAAAPVRAVAAEPLGPHPLIAEALHDRLADAGLARADRIRLMTMVTAASGVIVATPGDATAVRQAEVTSVLLASRLAAPVFTASLNDEASVKAAADQLRMAGATSIALAPHLIGTEPEAALTAPAAAAVGAAHSAPLGAHPALARLTALRYVEALSTALAD, encoded by the coding sequence GTGAGTCCCGAAAGCCAGGCATCCGACGCACTGCCGTCGCGACGGCGCCGCACCCCCCGCGGCGGCCGGCACCGCGGCGACGAGTCCTTCCTGCTGCCCCCCGCTTCCCCCACGCTCATCCTGGCCGTGCCCGGGCACGCCCGGCAGGCCGGCGCCGAGGTCGGCGCCGAGCTGGCCCGGCTCGTCGAGATAGAGCACACCGGCCAGCCCGCCTACGTCGGGCACCTGGACGGCGCCGAGGCCCCGCTGCACGGCGTGCTCGCCGGGCTGCGCCAGGAGCAGGACGAGCTGGCGGCCGTCGTGGTCCCGCTGTCCACCGGCCCCGACCCGGCGCTCGACCACGCCGTGCAGGCCGCGGTGGCGGCCGCGCCGGTGCGCGCCGTCGCCGCCGAGCCGCTCGGCCCGCACCCGCTGATCGCCGAGGCGCTGCACGACCGGCTCGCCGACGCGGGCCTCGCCCGCGCCGACCGCATCCGGCTGATGACGATGGTGACCGCCGCGTCCGGCGTCATCGTCGCGACGCCGGGCGACGCGACCGCCGTCCGGCAGGCCGAGGTCACCAGCGTGCTGCTGGCCTCCCGGCTGGCCGCGCCGGTCTTCACCGCCTCCCTGAACGACGAGGCGTCGGTCAAGGCCGCCGCGGACCAGCTGCGCATGGCGGGCGCCACGTCGATCGCCCTCGCCCCGCACCTGATCGGCACCGAGCCGGAGGCGGCCCTCACCGCCCCCGCCGCGGCCGCCGTCGGCGCCGCCCACTCCGCTCCCCTGGGCGCGCACCCGGCCCTAGCCCGCCTAACCGCCCTCCGCTACGTAGAAGCCCTCTCCACCGCCCTGGCCGACTAG